Proteins from a single region of Candidatus Cloacimonadota bacterium:
- the tsaA gene encoding tRNA (N6-threonylcarbamoyladenosine(37)-N6)-methyltransferase TrmO, whose protein sequence is MNKIEFQFIGTIHSPFQEPKGMPIQPVGAKGIKGTVEVFPEFQEGLLDLDGFSHIILLYHLHLSKGFNLKVYPFLENKLRGVFSTRAPHRPNQIGLSIVRLIKIEKNIIHIENIDVIDETPLLDIKPFVPKFDCFDIDENVKYGWLKNRVEKANNHKSDERFVTQTSGLR, encoded by the coding sequence ATGAATAAAATCGAATTCCAATTCATCGGCACCATCCATTCCCCTTTCCAAGAACCAAAAGGAATGCCGATCCAACCTGTCGGAGCAAAAGGAATAAAAGGAACAGTCGAAGTTTTCCCGGAATTTCAAGAAGGATTACTTGATTTAGATGGTTTTTCACATATTATCCTTTTGTATCATTTACATTTATCAAAAGGATTTAATTTAAAGGTTTATCCATTCCTGGAAAATAAACTTCGAGGAGTTTTTTCCACTCGCGCTCCTCATCGCCCAAATCAAATCGGTTTGTCGATTGTGCGCTTGATCAAAATTGAAAAGAACATAATTCATATCGAAAATATCGATGTTATCGATGAAACTCCGCTTCTCGATATCAAACCATTCGTGCCGAAATTTGATTGTTTTGATATCGATGAGAATGTAAAGTATGGTTGGCTGAAAAATAGAGTTGAGAAAGCAAACAACCATAAATCGGATGAGAGATTTGTAACTCAAACCTCTGGTTTGAGATAG